gtagcccgtagcaacgcacgggcgttctcCTCTCGATTCTCCGTTGTGCGACGTCGCAACTTCTTCTCCAACTCTGCGGGTGTAGGTAAGCCACCGCCTTCCTCTCCTGAGCTTTCTCTTGTGCTCTTTGTGTCCACGCCATGGCCATCTTGCCATGCTAGGTTCTACCCTGTCCATGGAAATTTATATGATTGGGCTTGTGGTGATGGTCTGCTATGTCACTGTTTCACACAATGCACAGGCATAATGTATGTGTAGAATTGTAAATGTAACATCTCAATGTCACCACACTATGTTTTTGTATCGATTCTGTACATGAATATTTGTGTgtttgtttatttgttttctatGTGCTTCTATTCTGAATAATGCTACTTGCCTGACTGTCTATTTTTCTATTCTGaatgcagagagagagagagagagcatcGTGACTGCCATGGCTTGAACTATTTTGCTGAGATCCTGGAAAAATTGAATGGTATAATTCTGTTAATTGGGAACCTTGGAATTGATTTTCACCTGAAAAGGTTGGCTATCTCAACCTTCTTAAACAATTCTGTAGCACGTATTTCTCATATGCATGAAACTTAGTTAGATTTGCTTTTTTTTTTTAATCATGGGCCATCCACTGAGTATTATGTTATTCGTTCTTTTGGTGTTTTAATTTAAAAAATCAGCTCTGCACAAGTAACAACATGGCTTAAAGCCTGTTGCTTTTACTTGCGTTGAGGACAATCTGATGGACAACCTCCGACCTACTCGCACCCCATAGTTAGTGTATAACGGCTGGAGAGAAATTATGCTTTTCTTCATTTGGACTATTCGATAGATGCAACAGTTATAAAAAGAAGAATTTTGTAAATCAAAGAGAGATATGCTCTCATGAATTGCTCACCTCTGAATGTTGAAAACATATGGGCCTGATGAGGCCGTTTTCTTTTTACAATTTCCTCTAGCAACAACTCCGTGTATAATCCAGAAATTGATCGTTGCTTATTTGTTTTTGAAAGTGTACAATTTCATTTATGAAAGTGTAATGTTCTCATCTCTATTATGATGTTTCAAGTATACTACTTCTCTCAAGAAGGTTGGAGTCAATGAGGCAGCACATAACTGTGTTTGATGCATTCTTCAGGTTGATCGAGGGTCGGATAATGGACGTAACACAGCTGCTAGAGAAGATATTATAATATGGAAAATAGCAGATGAGGAGCAAGCTGAAGTTGGTAGATCAattgagcaagagttccagaccCAGGTGCACTTATAATTGAGTTGTTTGTATGAGCAGTGCTACATGCTTCCACTCTGCATCTCTGTAGTTATTTGGCTGAAGGTGTGCAAGAGTTTGAGCTATTAATTATTATGTAGTTTTAAGTTTTAACTTTAGAACTGTGTAAGTTATTCCCTTCTTTATAAATAACTTCATGTGGAAAAGTATTCTTTGAGGGAAACAAGGTCGAGAATTCGCATTAGTGGTTTACAGTGATAATATAATAAGTTTGCATTTTATACCATCTAGCAGGACTTCACGGAAGTTTGTTAGAGGAATTGCAACAGCCATGATCAAATATTATATTTCTTATTCCTTTTTGGTTTTAGACAAGAAAAGTAGCTCAAACCTTCTACTGCCGCATTCGCTGTAGTAGAGCAATCGCTGCCTCAAACTTCAGAGAAGATGGGCATGAATGGATGTTTTGGTTGCAGGTTACACCAAGAACAAGTGCCTCAGATTATTCATTTTTCAGGCAGCGGAAGGATCACTCCCCCTCCACTCGCGTCGCTCACCTGAGGGCGACTCGAGGGTGCCCTCGCCCCGTCCGCCGTGACCACCCCTCTTCGGATCTCACTGCCTCGACCAAAATGTAAGTGTTGTACTTTTGTAGAACAACATTAAGAGGATGTGATATTAGCTAGCTGAATTTTTTCCAACTCCTGCACTAAAAGGATGTAAGTCGCCATCCAAACGATCGAAACACATCAGCTTGTAATATCGTAAGCAATTTGTCTCTCCGGTACATGGTTATCGACGTGTAGATTTTGGTAAGCTTATATTGTCGATCTTCTGGTAAGGTGACCCTTTCAATACTAATACCAGTTTTGTGAGTGCATGCATGTTCTTGTCATCTCAACTAAATCTGGATGGCCAAGTTTCCACAGAATGGCTCAAGATTTTCAGTCATACACTATCTGTCACACACCCAGACTTTATGAACATGTGATTTGTCATCTCAATTAATCGATGATTTTTGCTTGACAGGTGATTTGAGGCAAAGTCTGCGTTTGAAGCAAGGACAATAAAAATGATGGAGCTTTTGGTGCTCAGCACTTTGAAATGGAGGATGCAAGCTGTTACTGCTtgctcgtttattgactacttcCTTTGCAAATTCAATGATCATGACACACCCTCCATGCTCGCATTCTCCTGCTCAACTGACCTCATCCTAAGCACAGCTAAGTGTATGAAAGTTAAATCAGATCCCCTTTTTTAGTATTCATCGACCAATGTGTTAAATTAGATCTCACTTGTAGTATCCATGGATCAATGTGTAGAATTTGGCGGCGATCAATTATTAAAGTTTCAGAATTTTGATTGCAGGAGCTGATTTTTTGGTGTTCAGACATTCAGAGATTGCTGGAAGTGTTATACTTCCTTCATTTGGGGAGCACAAGACTTCAGTTGTCGAAGTGGCTACAACTAATTGCAAGTATATAAACAAGGTAGTGATCAGGTCTGTGTTATTGTTAACTAAATCATTTGCCCGCATCACATGGTAACCTTTAAATGCAATGGTGCCTCTGTGTACAAGAAGAATGAGGTATTTGAATTAAATTGTAGGGAGGCTTCAGATGTATCCGAGAAAAAGCATAGCACCAACTTTTATAATGGTCATATGTTTCTATCAGAGCAATGCCATTATCCTACATACATTTTAAAATGCATTTGAGTTCTAATACATATTGTACATGTACCAACATTCTTTCCTCTGTTTTCGTTTTTTTGTTGTCCTTAAATGGCATCTCATTTTTACTTTCATTTAGAAAGTGAAGTAACATTAATAACTAATAAGTTCTCACATGTTAGGTTTTCTTGGACGTTGTTGAGAGTGTAAACCTTCTTATGTCTTCTAAAGGGAATTTGTGTACCATCAAATTTTACCTGTCTGTTCTGAGGTTTCTGGTGTCTTCCTATTCAACTATTTGATGTTCATTGTGTATATTTCTTACATTTCTGCAGGGAGTGTTCTATGATGTGACGTGACAGGAAAGATCCTGATGAAGTGCTTCCTTTATGGAATGCCTATCTGAAGTTTGGACTAAGAGACATGCTTTAATTGGCTTAGTAAAAAATACTTGCTAAAGAGCAATAAGATTAAAAGTAGATGTTTTTATTGTAGATTAGGATATGTGTGTTCCGCCACCGGTTCGACTTCTCATATTAGAAGGCAACCAGTTAGTTCATATATTACTACTTTGCACTATTGTAGAGGGATAATGAGGGATTGAGAGGCTACTACTATTTGTATTGCTGTCGATGCTTGCACAATGCTACTGCTTATTATACTTGGGTATTTATCTTTGGAATAAAAAACAATCATTTTCTCCCTTCAATCAAATAGTCATGACTTAGTTTTACTTACTAACCTCTCTTCATAATTATTTTTGGATTAAATTTAGCTTTTTATAAAGTTGCAAAGAACAGTTCTGACTTTTGTGGGTAGTCAATCAAATTCTGGTTCTTGGTTGAAAGCCCCTTGTCATCGTAGTTTACTCGAAGGCAGCTTCAGATTGATTCTCATACCAAGGGTGCCATCTTTGGAAGCAATAGTTCTAAGTTTTATAAAGAACCATGTTATATTTGCTTGCTTTTTCTTGTATAACCAACAAATATTTGTTGTGATTAGAATTATGACAACATCGGTGTTCATCACTATTCTTTTTGGAGTTGAATAGATATGTCTAAATTACACATAATGTGTATGAGCAAAATATTATAGTTTGACTTTCATGTCTTTCTTGGAAGTCACCTTAGTACTATGTTGCTGTCTTCATGTCTTTCTCATGGCcttattagagcatctccaatagatggtgCAAATTTTGACGGGCCAAAACCGGAGATGTAAAATTTGGACCGCCAAAAAATGCGTTTTGGAGCTCCGAaaaaaggccaactccaacagATGGTCCAAATTCATGGTTCAAAAAAGCAactccaatagatggtccaaatTCATGGTCCAAAACCGGCCAGCGGCCGCGCGGCTGTTGTTCAGCCGTTGTCCAGCCACTGTACAACCGCACATATTGCATAAGAGCATATTTTAAAACAACATAAAAAAAATTCATGTCCACAACATTAAATTATTACATAGTTCTTCAGATCCAGGAGATGAAATGCAACACAAATACAACATAGTTTTGCACAATACAACATAGTTTTGAACAAACAAATAATGAATCTATGCGGATCTTTCGCCATGCCATTTCCAATGCTCTTCCATCAAATCTTTCTGGAGTTGGTCATGCACATCGCTGTCTCTAATCTCGCTGTACACCTTCATGAAACGTCTGATGCGCTGTTCTtttcgcatggggttaacaggaATGCCCATCAAGTGATAGAAGTTGTAATCTAAATCTTTTCAACGCTCGTTCTCAATGATCATGTTATGCATGATCACGCAAGCGGTCATGATTTACCAAAGGATCTTTTGATCCCGAAATCTAGCTGGTCCTCGCACAATAGCAAATTGGGATTGCAAAATCCCAAATGCCCTCTCAACATCTTTTCTAGCTGCCGCTTGTGCATTATGAAAGACAAGTTCTTTCTTACCTTGAGGTGTTGCAACCGGCTTGACGAATGTACTCCACCTCGGGTAGATCCCATCTGCAAGATATTACCCATAGTTGTAGGTGCGGCCATTTGCTTCGAAGGTCACCGGTGGTGCTTCTCCAtttgctaagttggcaaagagaGGTGACCGGTCGAGCACGTTGATGTCGTTGCAAGAACCGGGCGTACCAAAATATGCATGCCAAATCCATGTTTCATAATCAGCAACTGCCTCAAGAATGATAGTGGCATCCTTCCCACAACCCTTGAATTGTCCATGCCATGCTTTTGGAcaattcttccatttccaatgcatgcaatctACAGACCCGAGCATACCTGGAAACCCTCGAGCTTTGTTCATCTCCAAAAGCCTCTGAGTGTGTTGAGCATTGGCTGCTCTCAAGTACTGTGGACCGAACACTTCTACCATAGTTATTGCAAATTGCTTGACATAGAAGATAGAAGTGCTCTCTGCCATCGCCAAGTTGTCATCAATGTAATCTGCCGGAACACCATATGCCATAATGCGCAAAGCGGCAGTGACCTTCTGCTCAATGCTATGCCCAGGCAACCCCGCACAGTTCCTTCTCTGCTCGAAGACTAGGTTATGCTGCTTCACTTCATTGCAAATGCGAAAGAACAAGTCCTTCGACATTCTGAAACGGCGTCGAAAGTAATTCTCCGGAAAGACAGGTGATGATGCAAAGTAGTTGCGCACCAACCGCTTGTGCGCATCAATCCGTTCTCTCCGAATGAACGCACGACCATAAGCGGAACCACCGTGCTTCAGTTTCTTCCTCTTGTGCATGGCCACTAGCATAGCAATCTCCTCTTCTTCATGGAAATCAAATTCCTCGTCCGACGATGAATCATCCATGAAAGAGGAGTCAACCGAGCTCATCTACAATGCACACGACCACTGTCAAACATACTATCCAATCCCGAGTTAAATCATCAAGTTTTGTCATTTTTTTACCTTGAGGAATTCCGTCGAACACCTTGTGCGCGCGGTGGAGGAAGATGGCCGCCGGTTGGATTGGCTGCTGCTTATGGCTGCGGACGGCTCCGGACGGCGGCGGTGATAACAAAAGAGGTTGGAGGCCGGCCAAGAGGAGCTCGGCGGGCGGCGAAGACAAATTCGGCAGCCGGGCGGAGGGATTGGTGCGGCGGTCGTCGTGCGGCCGGTGCAACGTCCGTGGACAGGCTCACGGCCGACGGGAGCAGGTCGGCGGCAGCCCGAGACCCCGCGGAGGCCTACCGCGGCAGCCGGACCGCCGGAGGGGCCGAATCCCGCGCCGGCTGCCTCCCGATTCGGCGGtgtccgggcggcggcggggaggcgaggggggcgacggcggcggagggcggcggcggggatgtGGGGTGGTGACGCGGGCGACGGCGAGGTTTTGGGCGGTCGCGGCGGCGGATTCCGGCCGGCGGGTCGCGGGCGGGCGGACGGGCGCGGGCGGGAACGGAAATGAAGTGACGGTTGGGCGTTCGCAGGCGGCGGCTGCTTTTGGACCAGATGCATCTCGTGATGTATATTTGCATCGCGAGATGTTGGATTTTACATCACGAGGAGGCCGCGGTCCAATTTTTTTTGTATATGGACCGTCTGTTGGAGCAGCGTTTTTTGCCCCAGACGGTCCAAAAGTTAGGTATTTTTACATTTGGACcgtctattggagatgctcttaaagATCTCTGGTTGATATTTTTGTAGCACATTTCTTACAAGATCTCCTGTAAGGCTATAATTTTAAATTCAAAAAGCATTTTTAGTTGGGATAAGGAAGGAAGAAAGAAAAGGATAGAGCTTTAACGGTAAGTCGCCGATatagcccgtggcaacgcacgggcgttttactagtgtttatagagtTATAATCGAGAGACATAAGTTTTTTTTGAAAATGAGTTTATTCAATGTTTATAGAGTTACAATCGAGAGACATAAGTTTTTCGATGCAGGGGCACTATGGTTAAGCTACACTGTCGTAGTGTACTCCGTGCGGCTGTAGTTTGTCGGACGATCTGCCACTCTGTTTTGTTCCCTTCATGTATTCTGCGGAATTAACTCTCTATCATTTTTCAGCGGTCTGATCTCTGAGATATTTGTTCTAAGGGCGACTCTAACGCGCCAACCCATTTCGTGTGTTCAAGTCTATCTAGGTTCGTGGGACACAAAATTCATCCCAACGCGGTGACTCACGACGTTTAGTTTGGACCCATTCCTATTTCAAATTTGGCCTGGATTTGCGCCCTCGTGGACACGTAGCGGACGCCCCACAGTGTCCTCCCCTGGCCAGCCTGTCGGTCGCACACATGCCATTCGCCCCCTTCACCCCACGAACAGCCTGGCCTCTTCGCCCTCGCCACCACCATCCAGCTTCTGACCTATTCGCCACCGCCCAGCCCTCGCTGCCGCATCCACCCACGCCCATTTTGTCGGCGTTGTGGGCACGTCTTGCTGTCGACGGAGTAGTACAAGTCCCACCTACCCAGGGTCGCCGGCAGCCCTTGATATACAACCGCTACCTCCACGGTCACCGCCAGAGAACGCGGTGTTCGTCATCCCTGGTGCCCGAATGGACCAAGGACGGGGCCCTTCGCCGGCTGAGACTCGTCCACGCCCGCGACTGTCGTCCCCACAAGGTGTTGGGCCGTTTGCCCGGCCGAGACACGTCCATGTCCGCGGCCGTCATCGCCCACAAGGTGTTAGGCCGTTTGCCCGGTCGAGACTCGTCCACGCCAGCCGTTGTCTTTGTGAGGTACGGATTCATCACTCCGAAGGATCATGGCGGATAGCTCAGATGAGTTTTTTTTTCAAGAACATCATACGTTCATCATCGTCCTAAGAATCGTCCAAAGATAATGATGATGTTGTGGTTGCTACTTTCATCGTCAATGAGCACATTTCGAGGCGGCGACCATTGTTTAGGGGATTGATCGGGCCATGCTCCTGTGTTGAATCATAACAGAGAAAACGACTTTGTCCTACTCTACGACGATTATTTCGATCTCACACAACCATTATTCCGTGCCAAGCTTTTTCGGTGACGGCTTCGAATGATAAGACCAATGTTCAACCGTGTGGCACCCCATTTGAGTACAACAAATTACCACTGTATTCAGATGGACTGTCGCACACGTCAGCTCGGGAAATTAGTCTAGCGTATGCTTTTACAATCCATGAGTAACATGATACAAACCACTCGACAAGAGTGTTTTTTTTCTCGAATGCGCACGAGTGTGCGTATCATATATTAAGAGAAGAAGGGGGAGAGAACCCCGCCCACAGTTATTTACAAAGCGTTCACAAATGGACGCACTCCACCCCACGACACATTTACATTACATAGGACTACTCATCAGCCGCCCGCCCATCTACCCCTATGAAAGAAATTGGGAAATCTGCATGCAAGATGCCAGCCTGTTTCCATGATACACACTCAGAGGCAATCCGTCGTATGACAAGCTGCACATCCGGTATTCCGTCAAACACGATAGAGTTCCTGTGCTTCCACAATGCCCACATGGTCAGCAAGTGAATGGCTCGATAGGTCTTACCATGCTTTCCCTGTGGTATGGCTCTTGTCCACCAAGTTTGTAGATCTTCGTCCACTGATGGTGACAGGCCTGTCATGCCCATAGCCTGGCCTAGCTTGTTCCATATCTCTTTCGCGAACACCCATTGGAGCAGGAGGTGATTTATATCTTCGTCGTCATGGTCGCAAAGAGGGCAAGCATTCTGGTGTGGGAGTCCATGCTCTGCGAGCCTGTCTGAGGTCCACACCCTTTTCCACAGGGCCAACCATGCAAAGAAACGGCAACGCAAAGGTGCGTTCGATGCCCATGTGAACACTGCCGCCGGTGAGACATGGAGCGTGGCAAACCTGGCCGCGTACGCCGACCTCGCAGAGAATTGGCCATCCTTCTCCCAGGACCACGACAGATGATCTGGTACCTGGGCGTTTAGCGTTATATTTGCCACCCTCAACCAGGTCTCCAAAAATTGTAGAAGGCCGGTCCTGTCCATGTTTGGTCTGATATTGCAGGCCCACGTTGCATCCATCAGAGCCTCGACAACGGTTCTAGAGCTCCGAACTTTCTTTGGCACCTTCTCATACACTGCCAGGGCTAGCTATTGTATTCGGTAACCATTTAGCCATCTATCCTCCCAGAACAAAGCTATGCGTCCATCGCCAAGGGACAGTCTAGTCGCCGCCTGAAACAGGCCTTTTGCCTCATTGATGATTGCGAATCTGAATTCTGCCCATGGTCTGGACGGGTCTGTCCGCTGCAGCCAGAGCCATTTGGCTTGCAATGCCACATTCATCCACCTCAGGTCAGGGACACCGTGACCACCTGCCCACTTTGGTCGATAGAGAGTCTCCCATGCGACAGCGCATTTACCTCCTCTTGCTTCCTCCTTTGCACACCACAGGAAGTTTCTGCAGATCTTGATGATTGCCTTGATCGTTTTCGGTGGCAGGCCCATGGCAATCATAGAGTGCGTCGGGATTGCACAAAGAACCGACTGGATCAGTAACAACCGGCTGCTCTTCGGTAGGGATGCCACCTTCCAATTTGGCAGGCGTGTTGCAATTTGATCTACCAGGTCTTGGAAGTGTGCGGCTATTTGCTTCCGAATGGACAGTGGTAGCCCGAGATATCGACATGGGAAAGTTGTGGTTGCGCATCCCAGCAGCCCCGACACCAGCTGCATGTGCTCTTGCGTGCATCTGATTGGTAGAGTAGAACTTTTTCTGAAGATTGATCTTGAGTCCTGATGCCTGCCCAAACAGGTCCAGAATGACAGCACACGCCTGAAGGTCCATCTCCTTCGGTTTCAGAAAAATCATTGCGTCATCTGCATACATGGATACCCGATGCCGCAGTCCCGTCCTGGCCAAAGGAGCAAGTAATCCAGCTACGGTGGCATGCTCAAACAGTCGGTGTAGAGGTTCCATGCAGAGAATGAAGATAATGGGTGAAAGCGGGCTTCCTTGACGCAACCCTTGGCAATTGAAGATTGTTTCACCGGGAATTCCATTGACAGCTATCTTGGTTGATGATGTCACAAGTAGTCCACAAATCCAGGAGGTCCACCTTGGTCCGAAATCCATCTGCCTCATTACTTCTAGAAGAAAAGGCCATTGCACAGAGTCGAAAGCTTTGCTTATGTCCAGCTTCACAAGGATCGTCGGATCCTTTAGAGCGTGCAGTCTACGTGTCGTGCCTTGCACGAGCATGAAATTATCATGCAGAGATCGTCTGCGCACGAACGCGCTTTGATGATTGCCCACCAGGTGCGGTAAGTCATCAGTGAGCCGAGAGGCGAGAACTTTGTCGAAGATCTTGACTGCGCCATGATTCAGGCTAACTGGCCGGAAATCTTTGATGTCCACCGCTCCCACTTTCTTCGGCAGTAGCGAGACGGTGGATCTGTTGATGGCCTGTAGCCCTCGCATGTCTCCACCGTGAAACATCTCCACCGCCCTCATGAAATCATCATTTATAATGTGCCAGCATGTAGCATAGAAGCGTCCTGTGAAGCTGTCCGGTCCGGGTGCCTTATCCATTAGCATTTCCTTGATCACTTTTTCCACCTCTTCCATTGAGAACGACTCCTCCAGATTCGTCAAGTTCCTCCTTGGCAACCCAAGCAACTCCAGGTTCAGGGTGTGGCTCCTCTCTGTGGCCGAACCTAAGAGGCGCTGTTAGTAATCATCAACCGCCCGCGCGATGTTGTCTTGGCCTGTGAGAACTTGGCCTTCCGAGTGGATGGAGAGGATGATGTTCTTCCTCTGCCGGTGGCTGGCTTGGCGGTGAAAGAAGGAGGTGTTGGCCTCTCCTTCCTTAAGCTAGCTGGAGTAGACGAGAGTGTTGTCCGACAATGGATCTTTGCAGTGAGCACATCCCAAGAAGCTTTCTCTTAAGGGTTTTGCGTAGCCCGTGCTCTTTCTCTGTCAAGACTCTCGAGTCCATCGTTGCGTCCAGCCGTACAATGACCTCCAACGCAATTGCAATCTGCAGCTTGATATTCCCGATCCACCTATCGCTCCACCTCTGGAGTGCCTTGGCCGTAGCCCGTAGTTTGTTGTCAAGATTCACAACAGCATTGCCCGAGGGGCCAACTGAGCTCCACGCCATGTCCATCGTGTGAAAGAACCCATCAACCTTTGGCCAAAAGGCCTCGAAGTGAAAGCGCTTGCCATATGTGAAATCCACGTTTAGATCCAGGAGCAGAGGGCAGTGATCCAATGACAAGAGTGTTTTATTGATCTACGCAACTTTACAATGTCGAATTACAAGACTCCAAGTCTTAATAGTGCATTGAGGTTAGAGCAGTACCGAGTAGCCTTCGTGCCTACTTCGGAGGTGACGCAGCGGAAACTCTACTAATGGCAGCACGATCCTAGCGCGACCCCACTCCACAGGGATCTGACTGGGTTACCCTCGTAGAGTGCGAACACTTCGGCTTCGTGCTTGCGAAAAACAGCTTCAAAACCTGGCCATGTGTCGTGGTATtatcacggggggggggggggtgtgaggcgacagatgccacaagggcttagtgtgagggtaagactgctgctgataggaccgggagtgggtatgcgagtagcacgcgctagtttacccaggttcggggctctccggagagataatacccctactcctgcatgtctgagtatctgtagtatatctggtacaggatgctcctggagctgtatctgaggtcagtgccataggcatctggcATCTGGCCTCGTATATGCCTCGTATGTGGCatgctagtggccggccatgctcatggccgtaGCATGTGGGTGCTCATGCGTGAGTGTGAGAGTGAGTCCATCCCCCCcgggatggatggatgtgtgcccaTATATATAGGCATGGCTAGCTTAGGAAGTAAGCTAAGTGGTGGCATGGGCAAGGTATGGTggggtgtcatgcttgtcccctgggtcacttcatatatagtgccaggggacaagtgacactatacatgatggctggggtgacacgtgaatagtgctcgggtacgaccgtctcgtcggtgtcttgtcggTGTCGAGTCGGGCTGAAGCCGGCAGCCGGCTAGTTGGTGTAGTCGACAGCCGGTAGCCGGCcaggcagagcagtcggacggggagccggcaagagcagccgggcagtcggactgaggggctttgctagccccgatgtcttgaaatattgtcttgccgtcttcgggatacccgtggccaattactccgacagtagcccccaagactccgggcaacttggcaaagttgggcggaggttttttggtgggtgttcatggaaatgatcatgcaaaagacaaagttagtccacgcagatatatcaaatgattgcttttagcattgcaagttttatgcggagggtgccgactcggtttcgtccgagcccccttcaaactttttcatgttccctccactctttggcttgctctcgcttgccggaca
This sequence is a window from Aegilops tauschii subsp. strangulata cultivar AL8/78 chromosome 7, Aet v6.0, whole genome shotgun sequence. Protein-coding genes within it:
- the LOC141027963 gene encoding uncharacterized protein isoform X2, which produces MGDWQCQACVSLRLLLYSSWLEDPDSEETTEFMASEADLAESMLSWLGRASNTREREREHRDCHGLNYFAEILEKLNGIILLIGNLGIDFHLKRLIEGRIMDVTQLLEKIL
- the LOC141027963 gene encoding uncharacterized protein isoform X1, with translation MGDWQCQACVSLRLLLYSSWLEDPDSEETTEFMASEADLAESMLSWLGRASNTREREREHRDCHGLNYFAEILEKLNGIILLIGNLGIDFHLKSILLLSRRLESMRLMDVTQLLEKIL
- the LOC109754781 gene encoding uncharacterized protein, which produces MDMAWSSVGPSGNAVVNLDNKLRATAKALQRWSDRWIGNIKLQIAIALEVIMSSVDSSFMDDSSSDEEFDFHEEEEIAMLVAMHKRKKLKHGGSAYGRAFIRRERIDAHKRLVRNYFASSPVFPENYFRRRFRMSKDLFFRICNEVKQHNLVFEQRRNCAGLPGHSIEQKVTAALRIMAYGVPADYIDDNLAMAESTSIFYVKQFAITMVEVFGPQYLRAANAQHTQRLLEMNKARGFPGMLGSVDCMHWKWKNCPKAWHGQFKGCGKDATIILEAVADYETWIWHAYFGTPGSCNDINVLDRSPLFANLANGEAPPVTFEANGRTYNYG